The DNA sequence CGGACGCGGTGACGACCAGCAGCGGGACGCGGTCGGCGAGCGCCGTCTCGGCGGCCGTCGTGATCGCTTCGCCCGCGGCCGCGCCGAGGCTGCCGCCCAGAAACCCGAAGTCCATCACCGCGACCACCACGGGCGCGCCCCGAATGGCACCCCGCGCGACGAGCACCGCGTCCGACGTCCCGGTGGTTTCCCTTGCCTTGGCCAGCCGGCGCTCGTAGGGCTGCAGGTCGGTGAACTCCAGCGGGTCGTGCACGGTCGCGGCGGGCTCGACCAGCTCGGCCGAACCCGGGTCGAGCAGCAGGTCCAGCCGTTCGGCCGCGGTCAGCCGGAAGTACCGGCCGCACTCGTAGCAGACCTTGGCGCCGCGCTCGAGGCGCTTGCGGTAGAGCAGCGAACGGCAGTCCGGACAGGACAGCCACTCCTCCTCCACCGGCCCGGCCGTGTCCGGCGGGCGGTTCGTCACCGAAGTCGTCATGACGCACCGTCTCCCTCATGCGTGTCGAAAAGGTGTTCGTCGGTTTCCCCGGCGGATTCCGGGGCCGGGCTGAACGGCGGCTGCCCGGCCAGCGCGCCGCCGCACTCGATCAGCACGCCGAGCACGGCCCGGCCCGCCGAGCGCCACCGCGGTTCCGTCGTGAAGTCGGCGGTCACGGCGCGACGTGGGTCGCGGCGACCCGGTAGACGGCGAACGGCCGCGCCAGCGACAGATCGCGGTAGGGCCGCAGCGGCGCCGTCTGGTCCTTGTGCCCGGCGCCCTGCTCCCAGGCGTCGAACGCGGCCTGGTCGGCCCAGGAGCTGACCACCACGAAGCCGTTCTCGGCGTGGACCGAGCGCAGCAGCTCGTTGCCCAGCAGGCCGGGTGTGCCGGCCAGCCGTTCGCTGGCTTCGTGGTAGGCCGCTTCGATGCCGGCGGCGTCGTCGGTCACGTGGTAGAGCAGGACGCGCACGCCGCCGTCGGTCACCGGGTCACCGCCCACTCGGCGTGCGCGCGGCCCGCGTCGGCGCTCCCGGGCAGGTGCGCGACGACGTGCATGGTCGTCATCGAGCCGCCCGACCGGTACGGGTGCAGCTTCTGCCGGTGCTCCAGGTGCCGGTCGCTGGTCTCGAACTCGCGGAAGCGCGGCTCGTCGACCCAGTCGCTGACGATGTAGTAGACGCCGTCCTCGTCGGACCGCGACAGCCACTGCCCGAGGTTCGCCGGGTGCGACGTCACCGAGTCGCCGATCTCCGCCCAGACGCGCTCGAACTCGCCGCCCAGGCCGGGCTTGATCTCCATGCGCAGCATGACGCGGAAGGCGGCCATCACGCGATCCCGCCGTCGACGGAGACGACCGAGCCGGTCACGTACCGCGCGTAGTCACTGCTGAGCCAGGACACCGCGCCGGCGACCTCGTCGGGCGTGCCGAGGCGGCCGAGCGCCGTCTTGTCGCTGTAGCGCTGGATCATCAGCGCGCGCTGCTCTTCCGGCATCGCGTCGATGGCCTCGGTGTGGATCATGCCGAGGGACAGGATGTTGAAGCGGATACCTCGTGAACCCAGTTCACGAGCAACCGACCTGTGGAGTCCGTGCAACGCCGCTTTGGTGGTGGTGTAGTGCGCCCGCAGCGGGATGCCGACCTCGATCGACT is a window from the Amycolatopsis sp. NBC_00355 genome containing:
- a CDS encoding antibiotic biosynthesis monooxygenase family protein; this translates as MTDGGVRVLLYHVTDDAAGIEAAYHEASERLAGTPGLLGNELLRSVHAENGFVVVSSWADQAAFDAWEQGAGHKDQTAPLRPYRDLSLARPFAVYRVAATHVAP
- a CDS encoding antibiotic biosynthesis monooxygenase family protein, with protein sequence MAAFRVMLRMEIKPGLGGEFERVWAEIGDSVTSHPANLGQWLSRSDEDGVYYIVSDWVDEPRFREFETSDRHLEHRQKLHPYRSGGSMTTMHVVAHLPGSADAGRAHAEWAVTR